A segment of the Leptolyngbya sp. NIES-3755 genome:
TCCTTCAAAGCTGCGGAACGATCGCCTCGTTTTGCGGCGAGATTAGCTCGATTGAAATAGGCATCTGCAAGAGCAGGATCGAGTCGAATCGCCTCGTTATAATCTGCGATCGCGGCATCGATATTGCCATTGTTTGCATATTCAACGCCGCGATTGTAGTAGAGATTTGCAGCACGATTGGCGGGAGTGGGACTTAAGTTTAGAGCTTCTGTATAGGCTTCGATCGCGGCATTACTATTTCCCGCTTGTGCTCTACGGGTTCCTTCATCAAACCAACCTTCGGCACTGGCAATCTGAGGACGCGATCCGGAGAACGGTTGGAACAATGCCCAGAGGAGTGCACTAAACAAAGCTAGAACCGCTAAGCTTGCCAGTCCTAATCGAACCAGTTCTGGCGAAATATTGCGCTCTTGGAGGAATCGAGAAGCGGGATCATTTGCGGGTTCGACTTCGTTATCGGGCGATCGCAGTAATCGACGTTCTCTGAGAAATTGAGTCAAAGCATTTCCACCCGAACTTTCGAGCGGGGTCTCACTTTCAACCGTTGCCTCAACTGGAACTGCCACAGGTGCTTCTGTGATCGGTTCGGTCACAAAGGTTGCGCCAGGAATGACTTCTGTGGCGAAAGGATTGGGGGGAAGTTCGTATTCTTGGCGAAGCTGTAACAATTCGGCTTGAGTGTTGTCGCTGAGCGGGGATTCTCGCTGACTGATTTCTTCGCGAACTCGATCGAACTGTCGTTGTTTTTCCTGGATTAAGCGGTGCGGCAACATCGCATCTTCTCGAATCGCACTGGCAACAGCGGGAGAAATTCCTTCTTTGGCTTGACGAGCTTGCAGAATGTTGTGACCGACGATCGAGATTTCACCCTGACTTGCAAGACTCATCGCCTGACGACGAAATTCGAGATAGGGCGCATACACAATCACCATTCTGTAGCCTTCTCCTTGACTGTAAATCGTGGGAGAAAGCGCAGGTTGTGTATATTCAAAATGTTTATCCAGATAGGCGTGAAGTTCGCTGACATCAACCGTACCATCTAAGGGTTGATTGGCGATTCCGTCTGCCATTCCCGTTTCTAAAGCATCGAGTAGAAATCGGCTGTAGGTTGAAAGCTGTTTGGATTTGTGTTCGATCGAGTAATCGATCGAGGTTGGTGAAGTTAATAACGCCCGACGATTGCTGCTAAATTCTTGAGCGATCGCTTCAAAATCCTGGTCTGAGATCATACCTTTCGCAAACGTTCCCGTGAAGCAACAATCGAGAATGACGACTTCTTGACTCGATCGACAAGCTTCAAGTTCTGCTTTCAGTTCTTCAAGGGAATACGCAGTGAGTTCTAAATTGGCTCGAATCGTATCGCGACAGGGGAAAAGAATCTGTCCTTGGTCGTTCAGAATGGCATGACCTGAAATGTAAATTAGCGTCGTTTCATCCGGATCGCGCAAAGTGCAAAATGTCTCGATCGTTTCTCGAAGTTGTCTCAGCGGTGGATTTGACAGCACCATGACATCATCGCTACGACTTGCTCCAATATCTGGACGACGCAGTAATTCTTTCAGAGCTTCAACATCATTCGCGGCGGCAGACAGCGCAGGAATGTCGGGATCATCAAATCGTCCCAAACTGACCAAGAGTGCTTCTGTCATGTCTGCCTCCCCAATTCAACTGCGAATTCACCAGCAATTATGTGCAAACACGCTAAACTTTTCAAGCAATTTAAAGTGGTTTCGGCTGCATTCCTAATCGATCGACGATCAATTCCTCATCGTGCGATCGTTCTGGGTTTGGTGCTGTTAACAGTTTTGCCCCAGTAAAAATCGAGTTCGCACCCGCAAAAAAGCACATCGCTTGCAGTTCATCGCTCATCTGAGTTCTACCCGCGGATAATCTCACCATGGCTTTGGGAAATAAGATCCGAGTCGTAGCAATCATCCGAACGAGGGCAATTCCATCGATCGGGGTGGAACTTTCGAGCGGCGTTCCTTCGATTGGAATTAAGGCATTAATCGGAATCGATTCGGGTGACGGATTGAGAGTGGTCAAGGTTTCGAGTAGAGAAATGCGATCGTCGATCGATTCGCCCAATCCCAAAATCCCACCACAGCATACAGAAATTCCCGCATCGCTCACGGCTCGAATCGTTTCTAATCGATCTTGATAGGTTCGAGTCGTAATAATCTTGCTGTAATACTCTTCTGAAGTATCGAGATTGTGATTGTATGCGGTCAATCCCGCTTCTTTCAATTGCTGTGCCTGATGGGGTTTGAGCATTCCCAAAGTGCAACAGACTTCGAGTTCCAAAGCTGCCACTTGCCGCACCATTTCAAGCACCCGATCGAACTGTGCCCCGTCTCGCACTTCTCGCCAAGCCGCTCCCATACAGAACCGGGTCGATCCGCCTGCCTTTGCCGCCTTCGCGTCTTCCAACACCGCAGTCAAATCCATCAGCGGTTCCGGTTTCAGTCCCGTATTGTGATGAACACTCTGAGCGCAGTAGCCACAATCTTCAGGACAAGCCCCGCTCTTAATATTTCCTAGGGTGCAAAACTGGACGTGTCGCGGATCGTGATGTTCGCGGTGAACCCGTTGCGCCTCAAAGAGAAGATCCGGGAACGGCTGATGATAAATTTGGGCGATGCGATCGCGATCAAGAACAGCAGCAATCATGAAATTCAGCCAAAGCACGATTCTTTATCATCATCGATTCTGACCTGAGATACAATCTCCAAGCCTGAATTCTATGAAGTGGCGATCGTTTCCCATGTACAATTCCATGACTATGACTCGTACCCCTTTACGCCGCTCACCTGCACGATCGCGTCGATTTCGGATTACGCTCACTGATTTGTTGTGGGCGCTGATTGGGCTGATGTTAACGATCGGGGGAACGTTGCTAAGAGCATCGATCGCGGGTCTGCCTTGGAATTCGCCTTCTGTGCCGCTCCATTTTCTCGGTGTGAGTTACCAAATTGGGGCAGTTTTATTGATCGGCTGTTTGGGTGGAAAGAATGCGGCAGTCATGTCACAAATCGCTTATCTAGCCTTGGGATTGGCAGGATTTCCGGTGTTTTCGCAAGGAGGCGGAATTCAGTATTTGGGCGCTCCAAGTTTTGGTTATTTGTTGGGATTTGTTCCAGGTGCGTGGGTGTGTGGATTTTTGGCATTTAAAGCGCCTCCTCGATTAGAATCGCTGGCATTTAGTGGATTTTGTGGATTATTCGTGATTCATACGATCGGGGTTCTTTACTTAATTTTCGGCTCACTCTTTCAATGGATAAAACTGGAAGGTCCGATCTGGCAGGCATTTCTAACGTATTCGATTAATCTACTGCCGGGACAATTAGCAGTCACTTGTGCGATCGCGGTTCTCGCTTTTGTGCTACGCCGCATCATGTTCTACTAAGCTGGACGATTATCTGTGAGAATTGGGATCTTGCTACTGGTCGCCGTCACCCCATGTTTAAAAACCGCTTTTTCTGGATTGCCGCGATCGCGGGACTGATTCTCGATCGAGTTACCAAACTGATCGTAGTGAAATCAATGGCATTGACGATTCCACCGCAAGAAATTCGAGTGATTCCAGGGGTGCTGCACTGGGTTTATGTGATCAATGACGGGGCAGCGTTTGGAATTCTGTCGGGGAGTCCGCTGCTCAGATGGCTTTCTCTAATTGCAAGTGTGGCTTTAATGGCGTGGGCGTGGTTTGGCAGGCGGATGCCGCGATGGGAACAGTGGGGCTATGGATTGATTCTGAGTGGCGCATTGGGAAATGGAATCGATCGCTTCGTCTTGGGTCATGTGGTGGACTTCATCAAAGTTCCATTCGTCTACGTGCCTTTCCCGAATCCGTTTCCAAATTTTGTCTGGATTCAGTTTCCGATTTTCAATTTGGCAGATGTCTTCATCAATATCGGCATTATTTGCCTGCTAATTGGAATCTATCGCACACCCGATCCGCAAAAAAATTCTAATTAAAACCGTAATTTCCGTAGGCTTCTAATAAACTTTCCGTAAATTCTTCCCGGTTCGTGAGGCAAACGCGGAGAAAACAGGTTAGTTGTCAATAATCACGGCGAATCCGATCGGCAGAATTGCCCAGTTGGAATCAACAACTTAGGGTATGCTGCATAGCTAGATTACCGCCACCTCGCGCCAGGTTGAATCCGAAGCATGACGACCAATCGATTTCTCAAACAAGCAATGCGCGTTTCGCGGTCGGCATCTCGCCGTTTGCCGCACCGAGCAGGACACTGGTTCAAGTGGCTCTCTCCGGGCTTGCTGGTCAAACGCTGGATGTTTATTAGCGTCAGCGGCATTCTAATGGTGCTTCTCGGTGCGGCAATCTGGAGCCGACTCACTCCAGTGTTCTACATCATGCAGTTTTCAGGCGAGTTGCTGGAACTGCTCACCCGCTTGATTCCAAACTATATCAGCGGTCCATTGGTGCTGATTGCCGGATTATTACTGGTGTTCTGGGGGCAAAAACGCACGTTTGGGTCGATCACCGAAGTGCTGATGAGCGATCGTTCTGAAGAATTAGTCGATGTGCTGATTAGCCACCGCAAATTGAATCGAGGCGCAAAAATTGTCACGATCGGCGGTGGAACGGGATTATCGACGCTACTGAGAGGATTGAAGACCTTCAGCGCCAATATTACTGCGATCGTCACTGTGGCGGACGATGGTGGCTCTTCAGGACGATTACGGCGCGAAATTGGCGTGTTGCCTCCCGGAGATATTCGCAACTGTATTGCGGCTCTGGCAGATGAAGAAAAATTATTAACAGAATTATTTCAATACCGATTCAAAGCAGGCGATGGCTTGATTGGACACAGTTTTGGAAATTTATTTCTCACAGTGCTGAGTGACATTACTGGAGATTTTGAAAGAGCGATCGCAGCAAGTTCCAAAGTCCTCGCCATTCGCGGTCAAGTTCTCCCCGCAACTCTAAGCGATGTGAGACTCTGGGCAGAACTCGCAGACGGACGTTACATCGAAGGCGAATCGAACATTACCGAGGCGCGAGGCAAGATCGTCAGAATGGGCTGTAAGCCTGCAAATCCGCCTGCACTTCCAAAAGCGTTAGATGCGATCGAGGAGGCGGATTATATCGTGATTGGACCTGGAAGCCTTTACACGAGCGTGATTCCGAATTTACTCGTGCCTGAAATAGCAGATGCGATCGAGGCTCGACAAGTCCCCTGCATTTATGTGTGCAATATCATGACGCAACCAGGGGAAACGGATGGATATTCGGTGGCGGATCATATTCGAGCCATCGATCAAGCCTGTGGGCGGAGATTATTTGATTCGGTTTTAGTCCAGAAAACATCTCCTTCAGCCAGAGCGCTCTTACGGTACGCCCAGGAACAATCTCACCCGGTTGATTTGGATGCGGATGCGATCGCACAATTAGGCAGACAGGTGATTCGCGCCAATATCATGATCGAGGACGAGGAAACAGGCTACGTGCGGCATGATTCGCGGAAATTAGCGCGGGTGATTTTCCGTTGGTATGAACGAGCGAGACAATGATTTTGAAAGCGATCGCTTCGTTTCGGTTGGGTTGCGCCCCCTAAATCCCCCAGAATGGGGGACTTTGAAAGTAGAGAAATTTTCAGCATTTCAAGACTGTTTTACCCTTCAAAGTCCCCCAAATTTGGGGGATTTAGGGGGCTGAAGGCGATGTAACCGAAGCGAAAACGACTTGGATGCACAGAGTAGCCTTATTTAATATGAAAACGATCGACCTAAAATCCGCTAACGAAACGCGATCGCTCGGTCGCCAATTTGGACAGCAACTCCCCGTTGGAACCGTTTTGCTACTCCAAGGCGATTTAGGGAGCGGCAAGACTTCGTTCGTTCAGGCATTGGGAGAAGGCTTGGGAATCAAAGACTCGATCGAAAGCCCAACATTCACGCTAATCAACGAGTATTTAACTGGGCGAGTGCCGCTCTATCATTTCGATCTGTACCGATTAGATCCCAACCAAACCGCAGCGTTGTATCCAGAAATTTATTGGGAAGGCATCGAAGTCGAACCGGGAATTTGTGCGATCGAATGGGCAGAACGATTACCCTACAAGCCCGATTCCTATCTCGAAATTTTCCTTAGCTATCAAGACACCGGACGAAAGGCAGAAATTCGCTCGATCGGGTCGGCAAGGATTCCGAATTTAGAAATCCCCACCTAGAATTAAGAGAGTTGCCCAATCGACGTGCCGTCTTATGTCTCACACTCCTGCAAAAATCTGTATTCTCGGTGGTGGTTTCGGAGGTCTCTACACTGCGCTCCGACTTCATAATCTGCCTTGGACAAAGACTGAGAAGCCGGAAATCACCTTGGTCGATTCGAGAGATCGCTTCGTCTTTTCACCGCTGCTCTACGAATTGGTGACAGGCGAACTGCAATCTTGGGAAGTTGCCCCTCCGTATGAGGAATTACTCGAAGGGACAACCATTCGATTCCGACAGTCTGCGGTCACGGAAATTAATCTCGAAACGAAACAGGTTCGGATTCAGGAGGGGGATCTGCTCGATTACGATCGCTTAGTTCTGGCAATGGGCGGCGAAACCCCGATGGATAGGGTTCCAGGTGCTGCCGAGTTCGCGATTCCGTTCAGAACGATTCAAGATGCGTATCAATTACAAGACCGCCTGAGACAACTCGAAAGCTCGGATGCCGATAAGCTTCGGATTGCGATCGTCGGTGCAGGCTACAGTGGCGTTGAACTCGCGTGTAAGTTAGCCGATAAATTGGGCGATCGAGGTCGAATCCGACTGATTGAATTATCTGATCAAATTCTGCGATCGTCTTCTCCGCATAACCGGGAAGCAGCAACAAAAGCACTCGAAGCCCGTGGAATCTGGACAGATCTAGAAACTTCCGTCGAAGAAATGACCGCTGACAGCATTTCGCTGCTCTATAAAGGTGTAGTCGATACGATTCCAGTCGATCTCGTACTTTGGACGATCGGGACTCGAATCAATGAAGTTGTGAAGAATTTGCCCCTCAAACAAAACCAGCGGGGTCAAATCGTTGTAACTCCGACTCTGCAAGGGATGGATCATCCTGAAATTTTCGCGATCGGGGATTTAGCCGACTGCAAAGATGCCGACAATCAGCAAGTTCCCTCCACTGCACAAGCCGCCTTCCAGCAAGCCGATTACACCGGATGGAATATTTGGGCATCGTTGAGCGATCGACCCCTCCTGCCGTTCCGCTATCAATATCTGGGCGAAATGATGACCTTGGGTATCAACGAAGCGACCTTAACTGGACTGGGCGTTCAACTCGATGGAACGGTTGCTCATCTGGTTCGCCGCTTAGCGTATTTGAATCGGATGCCGACTCTCAGACACCAGCTTCGAGTGGGATTTAACTGGATTACTCGCCCGATCGTCACCGCATTAACCCAAAACAATGAATAATGAACTTTGTGTGTTCATTCCTTGTTGAGTTCGGGATTGTAAAGTGATGAAGCGTCCCCAAGTCGTCTTTTTTGATGCGGTTGGTACGTTGTTTGGTGTGCGAGGAAGTGTCGGTCAAGTC
Coding sequences within it:
- a CDS encoding hypothetical protein (conserved hypothetical protein;~similar to AA sequence:cyanobase_aa:LBDG_15680) — its product is MHRVALFNMKTIDLKSANETRSLGRQFGQQLPVGTVLLLQGDLGSGKTSFVQALGEGLGIKDSIESPTFTLINEYLTGRVPLYHFDLYRLDPNQTAALYPEIYWEGIEVEPGICAIEWAERLPYKPDSYLEIFLSYQDTGRKAEIRSIGSARIPNLEIPT
- a CDS encoding hypothetical protein (hypothetical protein Npun_R3273;~similar to AA sequence:cyanobase_aa:LBDG_15730), whose translation is MTEALLVSLGRFDDPDIPALSAAANDVEALKELLRRPDIGASRSDDVMVLSNPPLRQLRETIETFCTLRDPDETTLIYISGHAILNDQGQILFPCRDTIRANLELTAYSLEELKAELEACRSSQEVVILDCCFTGTFAKGMISDQDFEAIAQEFSSNRRALLTSPTSIDYSIEHKSKQLSTYSRFLLDALETGMADGIANQPLDGTVDVSELHAYLDKHFEYTQPALSPTIYSQGEGYRMVIVYAPYLEFRRQAMSLASQGEISIVGHNILQARQAKEGISPAVASAIREDAMLPHRLIQEKQRQFDRVREEISQRESPLSDNTQAELLQLRQEYELPPNPFATEVIPGATFVTEPITEAPVAVPVEATVESETPLESSGGNALTQFLRERRLLRSPDNEVEPANDPASRFLQERNISPELVRLGLASLAVLALFSALLWALFQPFSGSRPQIASAEGWFDEGTRRAQAGNSNAAIEAYTEALNLSPTPANRAANLYYNRGVEYANNGNIDAAIADYNEAIRLDPALADAYFNRANLAAKRGDRSAALKDYRAAERLYQQQNNPEARQQAANAIRALQQS
- a CDS encoding biotin synthase (similar to AA sequence:cyanobase_aa:LBDG_15720), whose product is MIAAVLDRDRIAQIYHQPFPDLLFEAQRVHREHHDPRHVQFCTLGNIKSGACPEDCGYCAQSVHHNTGLKPEPLMDLTAVLEDAKAAKAGGSTRFCMGAAWREVRDGAQFDRVLEMVRQVAALELEVCCTLGMLKPHQAQQLKEAGLTAYNHNLDTSEEYYSKIITTRTYQDRLETIRAVSDAGISVCCGGILGLGESIDDRISLLETLTTLNPSPESIPINALIPIEGTPLESSTPIDGIALVRMIATTRILFPKAMVRLSAGRTQMSDELQAMCFFAGANSIFTGAKLLTAPNPERSHDEELIVDRLGMQPKPL
- a CDS encoding NADH dehydrogenase, FAD-containing subunit (similar to AA sequence:cyanobase_aa:LBDG_15670), translated to MSHTPAKICILGGGFGGLYTALRLHNLPWTKTEKPEITLVDSRDRFVFSPLLYELVTGELQSWEVAPPYEELLEGTTIRFRQSAVTEINLETKQVRIQEGDLLDYDRLVLAMGGETPMDRVPGAAEFAIPFRTIQDAYQLQDRLRQLESSDADKLRIAIVGAGYSGVELACKLADKLGDRGRIRLIELSDQILRSSSPHNREAATKALEARGIWTDLETSVEEMTADSISLLYKGVVDTIPVDLVLWTIGTRINEVVKNLPLKQNQRGQIVVTPTLQGMDHPEIFAIGDLADCKDADNQQVPSTAQAAFQQADYTGWNIWASLSDRPLLPFRYQYLGEMMTLGINEATLTGLGVQLDGTVAHLVRRLAYLNRMPTLRHQLRVGFNWITRPIVTALTQNNE
- a CDS encoding BioY protein (similar to AA sequence:cyanobase_aa:LBDG_15710); the encoded protein is MTRTPLRRSPARSRRFRITLTDLLWALIGLMLTIGGTLLRASIAGLPWNSPSVPLHFLGVSYQIGAVLLIGCLGGKNAAVMSQIAYLALGLAGFPVFSQGGGIQYLGAPSFGYLLGFVPGAWVCGFLAFKAPPRLESLAFSGFCGLFVIHTIGVLYLIFGSLFQWIKLEGPIWQAFLTYSINLLPGQLAVTCAIAVLAFVLRRIMFY
- a CDS encoding lipoprotein signal peptidase (similar to AA sequence:cyanobase_aa:LBDG_15700), with the translated sequence MFKNRFFWIAAIAGLILDRVTKLIVVKSMALTIPPQEIRVIPGVLHWVYVINDGAAFGILSGSPLLRWLSLIASVALMAWAWFGRRMPRWEQWGYGLILSGALGNGIDRFVLGHVVDFIKVPFVYVPFPNPFPNFVWIQFPIFNLADVFINIGIICLLIGIYRTPDPQKNSN
- a CDS encoding hypothetical protein (similar to AA sequence:cyanobase_aa:LBDG_15690), which codes for MTTNRFLKQAMRVSRSASRRLPHRAGHWFKWLSPGLLVKRWMFISVSGILMVLLGAAIWSRLTPVFYIMQFSGELLELLTRLIPNYISGPLVLIAGLLLVFWGQKRTFGSITEVLMSDRSEELVDVLISHRKLNRGAKIVTIGGGTGLSTLLRGLKTFSANITAIVTVADDGGSSGRLRREIGVLPPGDIRNCIAALADEEKLLTELFQYRFKAGDGLIGHSFGNLFLTVLSDITGDFERAIAASSKVLAIRGQVLPATLSDVRLWAELADGRYIEGESNITEARGKIVRMGCKPANPPALPKALDAIEEADYIVIGPGSLYTSVIPNLLVPEIADAIEARQVPCIYVCNIMTQPGETDGYSVADHIRAIDQACGRRLFDSVLVQKTSPSARALLRYAQEQSHPVDLDADAIAQLGRQVIRANIMIEDEETGYVRHDSRKLARVIFRWYERARQ